Below is a genomic region from Staphylococcus carnosus.
AGCAAACCAACCTCAACTTACTGCAGTAGGTATTGCTTCAAAAGACATCGGTGCTTCAATATTTAAGCAATTACAACGCTTTTTTAACGGTGAAGATAAAGAAATTCAATCAAATTGGCTTCCATCTCATTTAATTATCCGAGATTCCAGCCAATAATTAGTCAAAATAATAAAAACCAAACGTTTGATGAAAGGGAAGTTGAACGTTTGGTTCTTTTTAATGTTGGGCTTTTTAGATACATAGGGTTTTAAAGCATTGCGCATTCGTAAAACATTTTTAATTTTAGGTTATTTTTGGGACGCTAGTCTGCGTGATTTAAATAAAACGATTGTTGATATTACAATACCGATAATAATGGCTATGACAGCACCTTGTTCTGGATGGTCAACGTGTCCTGCTTCTGGCAAGTCAGCGTGTGATGACGTTTGGTTTTCAGATTTTGTGCTGTCATCTTTCCCTGTTTGACTTTCATGAGCTGCTGTTGATTGTGGTGTCTCTTCTTTTTGAGTTGATTGTTGACTGTTGTTTGACTGATCAACATTTGTTGCATTGCTTCTTTTTGTATTCGTATCGGCTCCTGCATCAGTGTTTGCAGTTCGTGTGCTATCAGATTGACGGGGTTGATCTGTAGCAGCATCAGCCACGTGAGTTGTATTTGTTGAGATTTTATTTTCAACTTTTTCTTGAGATGCATCAGAAGCGTAGTGCTCAATAAACTGTTGGTTTGAGACATCATTACTTTCGGCAGCATTCATCACTCCAGGCGTATTAGTAAATAATAAACCGCTTAATGCGATTGTAGAAATATGAAGTAAGCTTCTTTTTTTACTTAACTTCATTTTCATAGAACAACACTCCTATTCAAAAATGAAAGTGTCTAGTCATCCATTGTTGTTTTGTCGGTATTGCTTAGTGATGTGGATGATACAGACGGCAATATATTAACCTATGAAGATATTGAATGTACTGGAACTAACTTTTAAATGGGAATATGGTTTGTTATTTACACAGGTTAGAGCAGGATATATTTCGTTCCTAGCACAATTATGTTTTTCAATCTCTTCATTACTTAGCATTACACAGCAATGTTAAGCAGTGTTTAAGCTGAGTTTAAAAAATAAAAAAGTTCGTAAATTTCAGTATATTAGAACATTTTAAATAGCCATATAAGAGAAAAGCCTATAATGGCAAGGGATTTACTAGGTTTTCCCAACAAAGAACGCAAATTAGTTGGTTTAAACTTAATTTCGAAAGTGTTATAGTAATCAACGGAAAATAAATTGTTGGTAATTTAATGTAAAAAGTCTAAAGGGAGTCTTTGACATTAATTTGGGTTATATCATGTTTATTTTTATAGAATAATGGTATTCGGAAACTATGGCATATTTGTAAACTAATTGTGACAAATTTATTGCCAAATAGGCTAAATTTATAAAATAAATTTAAAATAAAAAAGCAAATTTACACGTAATAAAAAGATTGTGAATTTATTCGCAAATTGCCAATTAATATTTTCGGAATGCTATTGAAAACGCTTTACTAATGGTTGTATTATGTCGGTGGTAGGAAAATTAAATATATAAAAGGAAAAGAGGTCATTTGACATGGATATTATCTTGGGAGCAGGGACTTTATTACTTGTCCTCATTGCAATGTCTTTATTTTTAAAATTCGCTCCTTATGGTAAGAAAGGATTGCAAGCGCTTTCGGGTGCAGCTTGTGCGACATTCTTGCCTTAAGCATTTTTAAGTTATGCAATTGGTGGGGTATTCCACATTGAATTCTTCCAAAAGATTGGTGACTTGGCGGGGAGCCTAAGCGGTATTGCTGTAGGTATTTTAACTTGCTTAAACATGGGTGTTTCACCAGTCTTTGCAGTAATTGTGGGTCTCGTGCTACATGATTCTAAATTATTGCCAGCTTTCATTGCGGCATATCTTGTAGCTTATGTTATTAAATTTATCGAGAAAAAAGTTCCAGAAGGGCTAGACTTGATCGTGGTAATCTTGGTAGCTCCAGCATTAACTTTCGGTATTGCAGGACTAATTTCTCCAGCAGTTATGGGTGTCTTAAAACAAATCGGTGGTGCGATTACAGCAGTTGGAGACAATAACCCATACGCTTTAGCAGTTATTTTAGGATTGATCATTCCAGTGGTAGGTATGACTCCTTTAAGTTCAATGGTACTAACAAGCTTATTAGGTTTAACTGGAGTTCCGATGGCAATTGGTGCATTAACTTGTACAGGTGCTTCATTCGCAAACTTCATGTTATTCAGAGGCTTGAAAATCGGCAATCTTGGTAAAGCGTTTGCCATTGCAATTGAACCACTTACTCAAATTGACACTATCGCCCAATATCCAATACAACTTTATGGTGCAAATGCGATTATAGGCGTATTCAACGCTATTATTGTTACTGCAATTGGTTTAGTAATCAACGTAACGGGTATGGCTACACCAATAGCTGGTGCAGTAGTATTATTCGGTTTCAACAAACCAGTTCCTAGTATTATCGGTATCGCAGCTGTAGCGATCACAAGTATTATACTTGGTTGGATTTTGGCTAAATTAATCAATAAAATCAATTTCAATAAACTTAGTGAAAAATTACCAGGCCGTAAAACAACAACTCAAGCAAACTAATTAATAAATCGTTTCTTAACAAAAAGATAAGGAGATGACTTTACGCTATGGCAAGAAAAAAGGATTTCCAGAGCGCTTTTGATATCATCGGACCTGTAATGATGGGACCTTCAAGTTCACATACAGCAGGTGCAGTTAAAATTGGGAATGCTGGAAGAACAGTACTGCAAGGTACACCAGAAAATATTGAAGTTCATTACTATGAATCTTTCGCAAAAACACATTTAGGTCACGGCACTGATGTAGCTATTATTGGTGGCATGTTAGGTTATAGTACGTTTGATGAACGTATTAAACATTCAATTGAAATTGCGAAAAATGAAGGTATTAAAATTAAATTCATTGAAGAATCAGGTAAAAGTTTAGGAGAACATCCAAACTGTGCATTAATTAAAGCAGACAGCGGTGATCGTCATATTGAAGTGAATGGTATTTCAATTGGCGGCGGAACAATTAAAATTAAAAGCATTAATGTAAATGGTCAATGTATCTTAATGAATCATGGTTTACCAATCTTAGAAGTAGATGGTCCAACAGACAATGCTACAATCAACCATTTAATTAATGATTTGATTGAAAACGGAGTAGATATCAACGAAGAAATTAAAACAATCAATCAAGAAGGTTGCTTAATTGCAATGCACTTAAACAAAGCACTTTCAGAAGATACGTTAGATAAAATGAAAGAGAAATATAGCGACTTAAACTTTGCATATATTAAATAAAGAGGTGTAATGTATGTTTGATACTATTAAAGAAATCATTGATTACTCGAACGAACATGATATGAGTTTCGCAGAAATTATGATTCAAGATGAGATGGAACGTAGCGGACAATCGAGAGAAGAAGTTTGTGAACAAATGAAACAAAACTTAGAAGTAATGCGCGACGCAGTTAAAAAAGGGACAACCGGCGAAGGCGTTAAAAGTGTAACAGGGTATACTGGTCAAGATGCAATTAAAATTAAAAACTATAATGATAACAATCATTCACTTTCAGGTAATGAAATGATGCAAGCGGTTATGGGCGCAGTTGCAACTAACGAAGTGAATGCAGCAATGGGTATCATTTGCGCAACGCCTACAGCTGGTTCTTCAGGTACAATCCCAGGAACATTGTTTAAATTAGAAGCAACTCATGGACTTACAGAAGATCAAATGATTGACTTCTTATTCTCAGCATCAATTTGCGGCCGTGTTGTTGCAAATAATGCAAGTGTTGCAGGTGCAACAGGTGGTTGCCAAGCTGAAGTTGGTTCAGCATCAGCTATCGCAGCAGCATCAGCTGTTCAAGTTTTCGGAGGCTCACCAGAAGCTTCAGGTCATGCATTAGCAATTTCATTAAGTAACTTGCTTGGTCTTGTATGCGACCCAGTGGCTGGCTTAGTTGAAATTCCATGTGTAATGCGTAATGCAATCGGTTCAGGAAATGCTTTAATTTCTGCTGACTTAGCATTAGTAGGTGTTGAAAGCAGAATTCCAGTTGATGAAGTTATCGAAGCAATGGGCAAAATTGGTCGTAACTTACCAGCTGAATTACGTGAAACTGGACTTGGCGGTTTAGCAGGAACTCCAACAGGTGAAGCAATCAAACGTAAAATCTTTGGAGACTCAGAAGTTAAGTCATAAAATAATCTTTAATTAAATAAAGAATTAATCTTTAAACACACAGTTATATGACTGTGTGTTTTTTTCGTTTTCAGAAGAAGAAAATAGAAAGAATTTAGAAATATGCAAATTGTGTGAAAATTATATTGAAAATTGTGACAATTATGGGTAAACTAGTCAAAAGGGGTTGATGGGATATGGTACTTAGATTAGTTTTAATTTTAATCGCTTTTGTAGCCAATACTACGCTTACTTACTATTTAATAGATTTTGGGGAAGTATTACAAAACTTTTTAAAATCAATGTCAATCAGTATGATACTCGTCTTTATTTTCTATTATGCAAAGTTAGTAATTGAAACAAAAAGGGAATAACTGAATATAAATTTAAATGAGATAGCTTGGGGAAGCAATCTCATTTTATTTTGCCAAAAGAAAGGATGAATTTGATATGTCTACTTTAGTAATTATTGCACATCCTGGAATTCAATCAGCAAATGTTAATGAATCGTGGAAAAAAACAATTGAAAATCGTTTTGAACTTGTGACGACTCATGATTTATATACGTTATATCCTGATGGGAAAATTGATGTTGAAAAAGAACAAAAACTTGTAGAACAACATGACCATATTGTGTTTCAATACCCAATGTATTGGATGAATTATCCACCATTATTGCAAAAATGGTTTGATGAAGTTTATACAAATGGTTGGGCCTTTAAAGGCGGAAGTGCATTGAAAGACAAATATTTCGGCTTAGCGATCTCATGCGGACAGCCAGAAAATCATTATTCTCATTCCGGTCCCATCGGTTATACGATAGATGAAGTTGTAACGCCATTAAAGGCTGTCATTAATTTAGTTGGAGGTCGTTACTTTGGCTTACATGCAATGTATGATACTGATAATATCGGCAACTTTGCTGATATTGCAGAAAATGCAGACCAATATATCGCCTTTTTAGAAAAACTTGAAAGACAGTAAAGTTATAATGATGAGAATGAACCGCTTCTTTTTCAACTGTAACCTACGTATTCTATACTAATGTTATCAATTAAATTAGGAGAGATTTCATGGAAAACAAAGAAATGCGCCAAGTCATCATTGATGCATTTAATTTCAGACATGCAACAAAACGATTCAACCCTGATAAGAAAGTAAGCGATGCTGACTTTCAAACAATATTAGAAGCAGGCAGACTATCACCAAGTTCAATTGGTTCAGAGCCATGGCGTTTTGTCGTTGTACAAAATGAAGAAATGCGAGAAAAATTAAAAGAAGTTGCACCAGGTGCTCAAGGCCAATTAGAAACAGCAAGCTATTTTGTTATTATTTTGGCACGTAAAAATCTCAAAGCAGATTCTGAACACTTTAGACATATGTTAAAAGACATTCAAAAAGTACCTGAAGAAAAAATAGAAGGTATGGTCAAAGGATTTACATCATTCCAAAATGATAACTTGAACCTATATGAAAGCGACCGTTCATTGTGGGACTGGGCAAGTAAACAAACTTACATTGCACTCGGCAATATGATGACAGCAGCGGCATTATTAGGTGTTGACTCTTGTCCGATGGAAGGTCTTAAAATGAAAGAAATGACAAAACTACTTAATGATGAAGGTATTATGAATTCAGATTATTTCTTACCTTCAGTCATGGTTGCATTTGGTTATCGTGCAGAGGATCCAAAACGTGCAAAAACACGTCAATCACAAGAAGATGTAGTCGAATGGATTATGTAATTTCTTAATTTAAATTGTTTCAATAGAGGCTCTTATAGCAAATACAGCTATTTAAGAGCTTCTTTTTTTACGATAAAATTATCTGAATTTTGTGTTTCTTGTAATTGGATGAATGCTATAATTAAGTTCATAACCTTTATTCAAAAAAATAGAATGAAAAGTGAGGGAATACATAACAAGGGAGTGTTTTAAATGGTGAAAATTAAAATGTTTGATGTGGAAAATTATGAAGAACAATATATTAAAGATTGGGTAAAAGAACATCAAATAGAAGTAGATTTTGAACATGGTCCATTAACAAAAGAAAAAGCAACGCAATTAAAGGATTATGACGGAGTTTCATTAAGCCATAATGGTCCGTTTGATTCTGATTTATATGAAGTATTGGCTTCGCATGGGATAAAACAGATTGCTCAACGCAGTGCAGGTTTTGATATGTATGATTTGGAAAAAGCGCGCGAATGGGGTATTACAATTACAACAGTGCCAAGCTATTCACCAAGCTCGATAGCTGAATATGCAGTGATGGGTACGCTGTATTTTGCAAGACAAGTACCATTAATACGACAACGGGTGCACCAGCATGATTTCAGATGGAAAGGCGATATCATGTCGCGTACGGTCAAAGACTTAACTGTTGCAGTAATCGGTATTGGAAGAATCGGCAGTATTTCAGCACGCTTATTTCATAGCTTCGGATGCAAAGTAGTGGGATATGATCCTATACGACGCCCTGAAATGGAAGATATTGTAGAGTATAAAGAAAGTCTCTTAGAAGCAATTACAGAAGCAGACATTGTGGCACTGCATATACCTGGCAATAAAGAAACGTATCATCTGTTTGACGAAGAAGTTTTTCGCCATTTCAAAACTGAAACTATCTTTGTAAATGCTGCACGTGGTATGGTGGTGGATACTAAAGCGTTCTTGAAAGCTTTAAATAGTGATAAAATTATAGGTGCTGTAATAGATACGTATGAGAATGAAGCAGAATATTATCGAAGAGATCATTCTGGAAAAGAGATTAAAGACGATATTTTACTGCATTTAATTGAACGAGATGATGTATTAGTGTCTCCGCATATTGCATTCTTTACTGGAGAAGCAGTTAAGAATTTAACAGAAGGCGGACTTAATAGTACTTTAGAAGTTTTAACAACAGGCGATTCAGAATTTCGTATTAATTAAGGCATTCTTTTAAACGTTGAACCAAATTGAAATAAAGGGGGAACGTTCAACATGAAAGTCTTTATGAATTTAAAGTGGTTTTTTAAACAAGAAAAGGCTGAGTATTTATTAGGGCTCTTAGTCTTATTGGGAATCGCATTGATTCAACTTGTGCCGCCGCAAATTATCGGAAAAACCATTGATTTAATCGGGACAAAAAAACTGACAGGTCATACTTTGCTGATTTATATGCTGATACTAGGCGGCGCAGCGATTATGACATATATTTTGCGTTATACATGGCGTGTATTAATTTTTGGAACAAGTAATAAATTAGGCAAAATTCTGCGTAATCGTTTATATGAAAAATATACGTCGATGAGTCCGTCATTTTTCCAGCAAAGACGTACTGGGGATTTGATGGCACATGCAACGAATGATATCAATGCAGTACAAGGTGCAGCAGGTCCAGGTATATTAATGATCAGCGATTCATTAATCACAGGGACGTCTATTTTAATTACAATGGCCATTACAGTTAACTGGAAATTAACCTTGATTGTAATGTTGCCGATGCCGATTTTAGTTATTTTAACAAGTTATTATGGACGATTGATGAGCAAAGGTTTTAAAAAGGCACAAGCGGCATTCAGTCGATTGAATGATAAAACACAAGAAAGTATTGCTGGGATAAAAGTAACCAAAACCATGGGATACGAAAAAAGCGACCAAAAAGATTTTAAAGATATCAGTGATGATGTTGTTCAAAAAAACTTGAAGGTAGCACAAATTGATGCGCTTTTTGATCCTACAATTATGCTAGTAATCGGTGCCAGTTACTTCTTAGCGATGGTATGCGGGTCATTTATGATTTTCCATAATACTATCTCGTTAGGTCAATTAATTACTACAACAACATACTTAGGTATGTTAGTATGGCCGCTTCTCGCACTTGGCTTTTTCTTCAATATTATCCAACGCGGGAATGCTTCTTATGAGCGTATCAGCGAAATCATGGATACTCAAAATGAAATTGATACAGCTTATAGTGTTGAAGGCTTTCCATCAGGAAACATTACTTTCAATATTGAAAGTTTCCGCTTCCCGAATGCCGAACAGCCTGCTTTAACAGATGTCCGCTTTACAATTGAAGAAGGCACTACTGTCGGTATTGTGGGTAGAACAAGTTCAGGAAAAAGTACGCTGCTTAGATTATTAGTAAGAGAATTTGATACAAAAAGACCAGAAGATATTACGTATGGCGATATTCCTATCAGAGATTACGAAATCAGACATTTGCGTGCTATGTTCGGTTATGTGCCGCAAGATAATTTCTTATTCTCTACAACGATTAAAGAAAATATTGCTTTTGCGGATCCTGCAATGGAAGAAGAAAATATTGCACGTGCTGCACAATTAAGCTATATCCATAACGATATTCTAGATTTTCCTAAAGGCTATCAAACGATTGTAGGAGAACGTGGTGTTTCTTTATCTGGCGGACAAAAACAACGTGTTTCTATTGCCCGAGCAGTAATTCAAAATCCTCCGGTACTCATATTTGATGATTCTTTATCCGCAGTTGATGCAGATACAGAAGAACATATTTTAAATAACATGCAAAATGAGAGACAAGGTAAGACGAATATTATTACAGCACATCGTATGAGTGCAGTCAGTCATGCTGATTTGATTGTGGTTATGGATGAGGGAACAGTTGTTGAACAAGGCACACATGAAGAATTAATGCGCAATCAAGGATGGTATTGGCAGACATATCAATCTCAACAATTACGTGATGAGTTAACACGAAATCTTGATGATATCACGCAAGTGGAAGGAGATGATTCAAATGCCGAAAACAAATAAAGCGCAGTATGATTATCAATTAAGTGCAAAAGACCAGTGGCGTGTTTTGATGCGTTTGATTCGTTATACATTTTCTTTTAAATGGTTGATTGCACTTGCATTCTTGATGTTGGCTATCTCCACAGCAGCCAGTGTTGCAACGCCGTATATCGTTAAAGTATTTATCGATGATTACTTAACACCAAGACATTTTCCGCAAAATGAAATCACTTGGCTTGTTGTCATCTTTATCGTGATTGAACTTGTCGGTGCAGCAACTACGTACATCAATATTTATATGTTCCAAAATTTTGCATTTAAAATCATCCAGCAATTGCGTATTGATGCATTTGATAAAATCGGCAGATTAGGAATGAAATACTTTGATGAAGTACCAAGCGGCAGTATTGTTTCGCGTTTGACCAATGATACGGAAGCGATTATAGATATGTTTACAGGTGTATTTGCTTCCTTTTTAATGGCACTTTTTACTGTCATTTCAAGTTTTATTATGATGTTTATTTTAGATGTCAGACTTGCCTTTATGGCTATGTTCTTTATGCCGATTATTATCTTAGTATTGGCACTGTATCGTAAATATGCCTCAATCTTTTTTGCAGAAGCTAGGGAACGTTTATCTAATTTAA
It encodes:
- the sdaAB gene encoding L-serine ammonia-lyase, iron-sulfur-dependent subunit beta, coding for MARKKDFQSAFDIIGPVMMGPSSSHTAGAVKIGNAGRTVLQGTPENIEVHYYESFAKTHLGHGTDVAIIGGMLGYSTFDERIKHSIEIAKNEGIKIKFIEESGKSLGEHPNCALIKADSGDRHIEVNGISIGGGTIKIKSINVNGQCILMNHGLPILEVDGPTDNATINHLINDLIENGVDINEEIKTINQEGCLIAMHLNKALSEDTLDKMKEKYSDLNFAYIK
- the sdaAA gene encoding L-serine ammonia-lyase, iron-sulfur-dependent, subunit alpha, with the protein product MFDTIKEIIDYSNEHDMSFAEIMIQDEMERSGQSREEVCEQMKQNLEVMRDAVKKGTTGEGVKSVTGYTGQDAIKIKNYNDNNHSLSGNEMMQAVMGAVATNEVNAAMGIICATPTAGSSGTIPGTLFKLEATHGLTEDQMIDFLFSASICGRVVANNASVAGATGGCQAEVGSASAIAAASAVQVFGGSPEASGHALAISLSNLLGLVCDPVAGLVEIPCVMRNAIGSGNALISADLALVGVESRIPVDEVIEAMGKIGRNLPAELRETGLGGLAGTPTGEAIKRKIFGDSEVKS
- a CDS encoding NAD(P)H-dependent oxidoreductase, whose product is MSTLVIIAHPGIQSANVNESWKKTIENRFELVTTHDLYTLYPDGKIDVEKEQKLVEQHDHIVFQYPMYWMNYPPLLQKWFDEVYTNGWAFKGGSALKDKYFGLAISCGQPENHYSHSGPIGYTIDEVVTPLKAVINLVGGRYFGLHAMYDTDNIGNFADIAENADQYIAFLEKLERQ
- a CDS encoding NAD(P)H-dependent oxidoreductase encodes the protein MENKEMRQVIIDAFNFRHATKRFNPDKKVSDADFQTILEAGRLSPSSIGSEPWRFVVVQNEEMREKLKEVAPGAQGQLETASYFVIILARKNLKADSEHFRHMLKDIQKVPEEKIEGMVKGFTSFQNDNLNLYESDRSLWDWASKQTYIALGNMMTAAALLGVDSCPMEGLKMKEMTKLLNDEGIMNSDYFLPSVMVAFGYRAEDPKRAKTRQSQEDVVEWIM
- a CDS encoding D-2-hydroxyacid dehydrogenase, producing MVKIKMFDVENYEEQYIKDWVKEHQIEVDFEHGPLTKEKATQLKDYDGVSLSHNGPFDSDLYEVLASHGIKQIAQRSAGFDMYDLEKAREWGITITTVPSYSPSSIAEYAVMGTLYFARQVPLIRQRVHQHDFRWKGDIMSRTVKDLTVAVIGIGRIGSISARLFHSFGCKVVGYDPIRRPEMEDIVEYKESLLEAITEADIVALHIPGNKETYHLFDEEVFRHFKTETIFVNAARGMVVDTKAFLKALNSDKIIGAVIDTYENEAEYYRRDHSGKEIKDDILLHLIERDDVLVSPHIAFFTGEAVKNLTEGGLNSTLEVLTTGDSEFRIN
- a CDS encoding ABC transporter ATP-binding protein, yielding MKVFMNLKWFFKQEKAEYLLGLLVLLGIALIQLVPPQIIGKTIDLIGTKKLTGHTLLIYMLILGGAAIMTYILRYTWRVLIFGTSNKLGKILRNRLYEKYTSMSPSFFQQRRTGDLMAHATNDINAVQGAAGPGILMISDSLITGTSILITMAITVNWKLTLIVMLPMPILVILTSYYGRLMSKGFKKAQAAFSRLNDKTQESIAGIKVTKTMGYEKSDQKDFKDISDDVVQKNLKVAQIDALFDPTIMLVIGASYFLAMVCGSFMIFHNTISLGQLITTTTYLGMLVWPLLALGFFFNIIQRGNASYERISEIMDTQNEIDTAYSVEGFPSGNITFNIESFRFPNAEQPALTDVRFTIEEGTTVGIVGRTSSGKSTLLRLLVREFDTKRPEDITYGDIPIRDYEIRHLRAMFGYVPQDNFLFSTTIKENIAFADPAMEEENIARAAQLSYIHNDILDFPKGYQTIVGERGVSLSGGQKQRVSIARAVIQNPPVLIFDDSLSAVDADTEEHILNNMQNERQGKTNIITAHRMSAVSHADLIVVMDEGTVVEQGTHEELMRNQGWYWQTYQSQQLRDELTRNLDDITQVEGDDSNAENK